A genomic segment from Thiomicrorhabdus aquaedulcis encodes:
- a CDS encoding type II toxin-antitoxin system RelE/ParE family toxin, with protein sequence MKKINKYQRNGKTPFDERFQQIKDDRAKARIIMRIDRLAQGNPGDYKQLDAQLYELRIDVGKGWRVYYTHENGQIILLMLVGDKPKQAEDIQTVRSWLNEKT encoded by the coding sequence ATGAAGAAAATCAATAAATACCAACGTAACGGCAAGACTCCCTTTGATGAACGCTTTCAGCAGATTAAAGACGACCGCGCCAAAGCAAGAATCATTATGCGGATAGACCGCTTAGCTCAAGGCAATCCGGGCGATTATAAACAACTTGATGCCCAGCTTTATGAATTGCGGATTGATGTAGGTAAGGGCTGGCGCGTTTACTATACCCATGAGAATGGTCAAATTATTTTACTGATGCTGGTGGGTGACAAGCCCAAACAAGCTGAAGACATTCAAACAGTAAGGAGCTGGTTAAATGAAAAAACTTGA
- a CDS encoding mannose-1-phosphate guanylyltransferase/mannose-6-phosphate isomerase, whose translation MINIILCGGSGTRLWPLSRTMLPKQFVRLFDGKSLFQDTVLRNQSVCSHSLIVSNIEQYFLAVDQLSQINSHTAQFLLEPIGRNTAPAIALACMALDPDDLVFVTTSDHLVKNQAAYEHAVLQAKALAQQGYLVTFGIKPTYPEVGFGYIEADKHQGNDVISFKEKPDATTAQSYIDQGNYYWNSGMFCFKAGVFLHELQTYAPDIYQACKEALPQENCHTEIRIDLDKMHAIPEDSIDYAVMEKSHIVKVVPCDMGWSDLGSFDALFDEIKQPGLVNAVLSRLDNSPQPICIDANNNLIVTRERTIALIDVDDLLVVDTSDAILISKKGSSQKVKNVVAQIKKQAPELAEIHRLAFRPWGTYEVLVDTKGYKVKRIVVKPGGRLSLQKHFHRNEHWIVVSGTATVTVDNTTMLVRPNESTYIKMGQTHRLENDGKIDLVMIEVQVGEYTGEDDIVRLEDIYARS comes from the coding sequence ATGATTAACATCATCTTATGCGGCGGATCAGGTACACGTCTTTGGCCGTTAAGTCGCACCATGTTACCCAAGCAATTTGTGCGTTTATTTGACGGTAAGTCTTTGTTTCAAGACACGGTGTTGCGTAACCAAAGCGTCTGTTCGCACAGTTTAATTGTGTCTAATATCGAGCAATACTTTTTGGCGGTGGATCAATTAAGCCAAATTAATTCACACACAGCCCAGTTTTTATTAGAGCCCATTGGTCGAAACACCGCACCGGCCATTGCGCTGGCGTGTATGGCATTAGACCCAGATGATTTGGTGTTTGTGACCACATCCGACCACCTGGTAAAAAACCAAGCCGCCTACGAGCACGCGGTGTTGCAAGCCAAAGCGCTGGCTCAACAAGGTTACTTGGTGACCTTTGGCATAAAACCCACCTACCCCGAAGTTGGCTTTGGCTACATTGAAGCCGATAAACACCAAGGCAATGATGTCATCTCGTTTAAAGAAAAACCCGATGCCACCACCGCACAATCGTATATTGACCAAGGCAATTACTACTGGAACTCAGGCATGTTCTGTTTTAAAGCCGGGGTGTTTTTGCACGAGTTGCAAACCTATGCGCCAGACATCTACCAGGCCTGTAAAGAGGCTCTGCCACAAGAAAATTGCCACACAGAGATTCGTATCGATTTAGACAAAATGCACGCCATCCCCGAAGACAGCATTGATTATGCTGTGATGGAAAAATCGCACATTGTAAAAGTCGTACCCTGCGACATGGGCTGGTCAGACCTAGGCAGTTTTGATGCGCTGTTCGACGAAATCAAACAACCAGGCCTGGTCAATGCAGTTTTATCAAGGTTAGACAACTCACCCCAACCCATTTGCATTGATGCCAACAACAACCTCATTGTGACCCGAGAACGCACCATCGCACTGATTGATGTGGATGATTTATTGGTGGTAGACACCAGTGATGCCATCTTAATCTCAAAAAAAGGCAGTTCGCAAAAAGTCAAAAACGTCGTCGCACAAATAAAAAAACAAGCCCCAGAATTAGCCGAAATACACCGCTTAGCGTTTAGACCTTGGGGCACGTACGAAGTGTTGGTTGACACCAAAGGCTATAAAGTTAAGCGCATTGTGGTCAAACCCGGCGGACGCTTAAGCCTGCAAAAACACTTTCACCGCAACGAACACTGGATAGTCGTGTCGGGCACTGCCACGGTAACAGTAGACAACACCACTATGCTGGTGCGCCCCAACGAATCCACTTACATAAAAATGGGTCAAACTCATCGCCTAGAAAACGACGGCAAAATTGACTTGGTGATGATCGAGGTGCAAGTGGGCGAATACACGGGCGAAGACGACATTGTGCGCTTAGAAGATATTTATGCGCGCAGTTAA
- a CDS encoding tyrosine-type recombinase/integrase — protein MAQKVTSITLAKLAQFENSSRPKERLQCEMISGFHLYRNPNCVSYRLRYTDISGKVRNKVIAKSTHLKPQQAAEKALKIIATDADPLREAADKKKNFFEQQQRASQRTLGNYLDGLYAKHQARKRSGHETLNMIRNNFAHLLEKDMASIKATDIKLWQLQREQEIAFSTIQRAYGALKTLLNKAIEEGILETNPLPAKSPLERPHYEEVDKQLDSQSKRRLLTKAELTQLFDGIEAYNTDLKRQRVHSIQRGRTYLEPLADKRFAHWSIPFTYLAYYTGMRTGDIKSLTWQNLNLNFKRLSFTPNKTRHHADPIIVTLDLPDSIIELMTQWHQQQGKSPVTALVFPSDITGKAYDKHAHITHWEKIRAFASLPDDLDFYSLRHHWISTLLQTENLLQVARMAGHKSTKMIEKHYGHLVPDRAKGALQAFDVIISQPRQQIK, from the coding sequence ATGGCTCAAAAGGTAACCAGCATAACACTGGCTAAGCTTGCTCAATTTGAAAATAGCTCGAGGCCTAAAGAGCGGCTTCAATGTGAAATGATTTCGGGCTTTCATCTCTACCGGAATCCCAACTGTGTAAGTTACCGCCTTCGTTACACTGATATTAGTGGCAAGGTTAGAAATAAAGTTATTGCTAAATCAACTCATCTGAAACCTCAGCAAGCGGCAGAGAAAGCCTTAAAAATTATAGCAACTGACGCAGATCCTTTACGCGAAGCGGCTGATAAGAAGAAAAATTTCTTTGAACAGCAGCAGCGCGCCAGTCAACGCACCCTTGGTAATTATCTTGATGGTCTTTACGCCAAGCACCAAGCTCGCAAGCGTTCCGGTCACGAAACACTTAATATGATCCGCAATAACTTTGCACACCTGCTTGAAAAAGACATGGCAAGCATTAAAGCGACTGACATTAAGTTATGGCAACTACAACGTGAGCAAGAAATCGCCTTCTCCACCATTCAACGTGCTTATGGTGCACTAAAGACATTGCTCAACAAGGCGATTGAGGAAGGTATTCTTGAGACCAATCCGCTGCCAGCCAAATCACCCTTGGAGCGCCCACACTATGAAGAAGTTGATAAACAACTCGACAGCCAAAGTAAACGCCGACTTCTCACCAAAGCAGAACTTACACAATTATTTGATGGTATTGAAGCCTATAATACTGACCTAAAGCGCCAAAGAGTGCATTCTATTCAGCGTGGCCGCACTTATCTTGAGCCACTTGCCGATAAACGCTTTGCGCACTGGTCAATTCCGTTCACTTATTTGGCGTATTACACAGGTATGCGCACCGGCGACATCAAATCTTTGACATGGCAAAACCTGAACCTCAACTTTAAACGCTTGAGTTTCACGCCCAACAAAACACGGCATCACGCGGATCCGATTATAGTTACGCTGGATTTACCCGACTCAATTATCGAGCTAATGACTCAATGGCATCAGCAACAAGGCAAATCACCGGTCACCGCCTTAGTATTTCCATCTGACATTACTGGTAAAGCTTATGACAAACACGCGCACATCACTCATTGGGAAAAGATTCGCGCATTCGCAAGTCTGCCGGATGATTTAGACTTCTATTCATTACGCCACCACTGGATTAGCACCTTGCTTCAAACCGAGAACCTGCTTCAAGTGGCGCGCATGGCCGGCCACAAGTCTACAAAGATGATTGAAAAGCATTATGGTCATCTTGTTCCTGACCGCGCTAAAGGTGCGCTACAAGCATTTGATGTGATCATTAGCCAACCGAGACAACAGATAAAATAG
- a CDS encoding type II toxin-antitoxin system HipA family toxin, whose amino-acid sequence MLSVKLYGETVGYLAIDNGKIVFEYDYSYQRNGLEISPFLMPLSQGRYSNRVSNNTFKGLPEFISDALPDRFGNQVINSYYAKKGVSAISINALQRLSYVGKKAIGALEFEPQESYKSNYQVSLQVNKLVQDARSAINGNICKVSSELISIGSSAGGARPKALIGADKGFKNIISGQYDVPEGFEHYLIKFDGVDANSIDCDPQGYSNIEYAYFLMSKEAKVDMMDCYLLGDGDRKHFVTKRFDRVNNEKIHVQTLCALTGIDFNEFQSGSYRDYFASVVNLDLPLSDQEEAFRRMVFNVLAVNRDDHTKNFSFILSKEGRWSLAPAYDVTHAYNERNPNAWTREHNLLINGKGLNIHLGDLLAESAALSLDDTQKLTVIEQVKDAVKQWSVFAYKADVKQAKKEAIEKHINEALIELDSESDSQPETDSNGMEFGL is encoded by the coding sequence ATGTTGTCTGTTAAATTATATGGGGAAACCGTTGGGTACTTGGCGATAGATAACGGAAAGATTGTCTTTGAGTACGATTATTCTTATCAAAGAAATGGGCTGGAAATCTCTCCGTTTTTGATGCCGTTATCACAAGGACGATATAGCAACAGAGTTTCTAACAATACCTTTAAAGGCCTTCCTGAATTCATTTCCGATGCCTTGCCCGACCGGTTTGGTAATCAGGTCATTAACTCTTATTATGCTAAAAAAGGGGTTTCAGCTATAAGTATTAATGCTCTTCAACGCCTTTCTTATGTTGGCAAAAAAGCCATTGGTGCTTTAGAGTTTGAGCCCCAAGAGTCCTATAAAAGTAACTATCAAGTTTCATTGCAAGTTAATAAACTTGTTCAAGATGCAAGAAGTGCCATAAACGGAAATATCTGCAAAGTATCAAGTGAATTAATTTCCATTGGCTCATCAGCGGGTGGTGCAAGGCCAAAAGCACTTATCGGAGCGGATAAAGGATTTAAGAACATCATTTCTGGACAATATGATGTTCCCGAAGGATTTGAGCATTACCTTATTAAATTTGATGGTGTAGATGCTAATAGCATTGACTGTGACCCGCAAGGCTACTCAAACATTGAATACGCCTATTTTTTAATGTCAAAAGAAGCCAAGGTTGACATGATGGATTGCTATTTACTAGGTGATGGAGATAGAAAACATTTTGTTACTAAACGTTTTGATCGTGTTAATAATGAAAAGATTCACGTTCAAACCTTATGCGCCTTAACCGGCATTGATTTCAATGAATTCCAATCAGGCAGCTATCGTGATTATTTTGCATCCGTTGTTAATCTTGACTTGCCGTTATCTGACCAGGAGGAAGCTTTTAGACGAATGGTGTTTAATGTTCTAGCGGTCAATCGTGACGATCACACTAAAAACTTCTCATTCATTCTCTCAAAAGAAGGTCGTTGGTCATTGGCTCCGGCTTATGATGTGACTCATGCCTATAATGAGAGAAATCCAAACGCTTGGACAAGAGAGCACAACCTGCTTATTAACGGCAAGGGTTTGAATATTCACTTGGGTGACTTACTTGCAGAGTCAGCGGCTCTGTCGCTTGACGACACTCAAAAACTGACCGTTATTGAACAGGTTAAAGATGCCGTAAAACAATGGAGCGTCTTTGCCTATAAAGCTGATGTAAAACAAGCCAAGAAAGAGGCGATTGAAAAGCATATTAACGAGGCGTTAATTGAGTTGGACTCTGAATCGGATAGCCAACCTGAGACGGATTCAAATGGTATGGAGTTCGGATTATGA
- a CDS encoding IS3 family transposase has translation MQKHREEFPLVLMCKVLNVPVSSFNSWLKLDPTDKAAEQKENTDLVKETFGILKGNAGARGIKGYLTNEKKVTMSRRKIARIMREQGLIVHTRKKFKKASSAAINDPKIQPNLLKREFKVSYLNQVWVGDITQVKTQQGWMYLATYIDLYSRKVVGWALESHMRSELIETALKRALWNRKPPKGLMVHTDQGSQFISNAYRKLIAHWGIKQSMSRRGNCWDNAVIESFFKSFKTETVYQLTKLIDQQEMRWLVSEYMGHYNHIRPHSSNGYIAPAKFEQIRLDRLKEIEENLGTKKC, from the coding sequence ATACAAAAGCATCGAGAAGAATTCCCGCTTGTACTGATGTGTAAGGTATTAAACGTGCCCGTCAGCAGCTTTAATAGCTGGCTAAAATTAGACCCCACAGATAAGGCAGCCGAACAAAAAGAGAATACTGATTTGGTTAAAGAGACCTTCGGCATCTTAAAAGGAAATGCAGGAGCAAGAGGCATAAAAGGTTATTTAACCAACGAAAAGAAAGTGACGATGAGTCGGCGTAAGATTGCTCGAATCATGCGAGAACAAGGCCTAATCGTCCACACTCGTAAGAAGTTTAAGAAAGCCAGCAGTGCGGCCATTAATGACCCAAAAATACAGCCAAACTTACTCAAACGGGAGTTTAAAGTCAGCTACCTCAACCAAGTATGGGTCGGTGACATAACGCAAGTTAAAACCCAGCAAGGCTGGATGTACTTGGCCACCTACATTGACCTCTACTCAAGAAAAGTAGTCGGATGGGCATTGGAATCGCATATGCGCTCAGAGCTCATCGAAACCGCATTAAAAAGAGCACTGTGGAATCGTAAACCACCAAAAGGACTGATGGTTCACACGGACCAAGGCAGTCAATTTATCAGTAATGCTTACCGCAAGCTGATTGCCCATTGGGGCATTAAGCAAAGCATGAGTCGTCGCGGAAATTGTTGGGATAATGCCGTTATTGAAAGCTTCTTTAAGTCTTTCAAAACAGAAACCGTTTATCAGCTTACAAAATTAATCGACCAACAAGAAATGCGTTGGCTGGTTTCGGAATATATGGGGCACTACAACCACATCAGGCCACACAGCTCGAACGGTTATATTGCGCCTGCAAAGTTCGAGCAAATAAGGCTAGACCGACTAAAAGAAATTGAAGAAAATCTAGGTACGAAAAAGTGTTGA
- a CDS encoding AAA family ATPase, with the protein MSLNQVDIFLPSREKAQSSWEVTQVNELLIQMESYEGVFIASNNLMDNINSTAMLRFDLKIEFKSLRFEPAGLLLQQLVK; encoded by the coding sequence TTGTCGCTCAATCAAGTCGATATTTTCTTGCCAAGTCGAGAGAAAGCGCAGAGCAGCTGGGAGGTGACTCAAGTGAATGAATTGTTAATTCAAATGGAAAGTTACGAAGGGGTGTTTATCGCCTCAAATAATTTGATGGATAATATCAATTCTACTGCCATGCTCCGTTTTGATTTGAAAATAGAGTTTAAATCACTGCGATTTGAACCGGCCGGGTTGTTATTACAGCAACTTGTAAAATAA
- a CDS encoding IS3 family transposase, protein MKHQKRYDDQLKQQAIEMALEGSKSVAQIARDLDIKDNTLYGWVDKHRRDNPDKASTKLVVAKRPKKPHYYPVGKELPNIPNHLNREFNPPNINTHWVGDITYIRSHQGWSYLATVMDLGNKEIVGYEISKTPDAQLAKRALINAIAKHQPDTTQLMFHSDQGVQYTANLFKDCLALHKITQSMSRRGNCWDDAVQERFFRNLKTEYLNDLSFINHQSVVDAVEKYIGFYNHKRLNSAIDYLTPVQKRLEMQKLA, encoded by the coding sequence ATGAAACATCAAAAACGCTATGACGACCAACTCAAACAGCAAGCCATTGAAATGGCGCTAGAAGGTTCAAAATCCGTGGCACAAATCGCCCGAGATTTAGACATAAAAGACAACACTCTTTACGGTTGGGTTGATAAACATCGTCGTGATAATCCTGATAAAGCTTCAACTAAACTGGTTGTCGCAAAACGCCCCAAAAAACCGCACTATTATCCCGTGGGTAAAGAATTGCCAAACATTCCCAATCACCTAAATCGAGAATTTAATCCGCCTAATATCAACACCCACTGGGTCGGCGACATTACCTACATTCGTTCACATCAAGGATGGAGTTATTTGGCCACGGTGATGGACTTAGGCAATAAGGAGATCGTTGGCTATGAGATCTCAAAAACCCCCGATGCTCAGTTAGCCAAGCGCGCCTTAATCAATGCCATTGCCAAGCATCAACCGGATACAACGCAATTAATGTTTCACTCAGATCAAGGGGTGCAATATACAGCCAATCTGTTTAAGGATTGTTTAGCGTTACACAAAATCACCCAAAGCATGAGTCGTCGCGGGAATTGTTGGGACGATGCGGTACAAGAGCGATTTTTTCGCAACCTAAAAACGGAGTACCTCAATGACTTGAGTTTTATAAATCATCAATCCGTTGTTGATGCGGTTGAAAAATACATTGGCTTTTACAACCATAAAAGACTCAACTCGGCGATTGATTATTTAACCCCAGTCCAAAAAAGACTGGAAATGCAAAAATTGGCTTAG
- a CDS encoding N-6 DNA methylase, producing MQEGFLRRGGYDQSVRKYLIDRSAVKLVITLNANQARQSQYNQVYLLMLVKNSARGHVNNDSLFDNEGVMFIDFREIQRLYDRKGTSLLNLTTLPFWDDEKYKQMTDHFNLGSVRIFKSNHEIVMNNCNLLIGNYQDKPGQNDFPNLAQATLYYDESAKHLEQCFEEFNAVLKKFKII from the coding sequence GTGCAAGAAGGGTTTTTACGTCGCGGTGGGTACGACCAAAGTGTGCGTAAGTATTTAATCGACCGCAGCGCGGTTAAATTGGTTATTACGCTTAACGCAAATCAGGCGCGTCAATCACAATACAACCAAGTTTACTTGCTGATGCTGGTCAAAAATAGTGCGCGCGGTCACGTTAATAATGACTCACTTTTTGACAACGAGGGTGTCATGTTTATAGACTTTCGTGAAATTCAACGACTTTACGATAGAAAGGGTACGAGCTTACTCAATCTCACCACGCTGCCCTTCTGGGATGATGAAAAATACAAGCAAATGACTGACCATTTCAATCTGGGAAGTGTTCGTATTTTTAAGTCTAATCATGAGATAGTTATGAACAATTGCAATTTATTGATTGGAAATTATCAAGATAAACCTGGCCAAAATGACTTTCCAAACCTAGCACAGGCAACGTTGTATTACGATGAATCGGCCAAGCACTTAGAGCAGTGCTTTGAAGAGTTTAATGCGGTACTTAAAAAGTTTAAAATTATCTAA
- a CDS encoding DUF1016 N-terminal domain-containing protein — MYDGSLSLHLHQAFPDLKGFSRTNLLYMRSFAENWADFEQNPIVQQAVGQIPWGHNLVLLTKLNEPQTRLAYARLCIQHRWSRNAL, encoded by the coding sequence TTGTACGATGGATCCCTGTCTCTACATCTGCATCAAGCTTTTCCCGATCTCAAAGGTTTCTCGCGCACCAATTTACTTTACATGCGTTCGTTTGCTGAAAATTGGGCGGATTTTGAGCAAAATCCAATTGTCCAACAGGCTGTTGGACAAATTCCCTGGGGACACAATCTGGTTTTACTCACCAAATTAAACGAACCACAAACACGTCTTGCCTATGCGCGTTTGTGCATTCAACACCGCTGGTCGCGCAATGCGCTTTAA
- a CDS encoding helix-turn-helix domain-containing protein, whose translation MNTNSKLGGRYVPGNNMPIEQAVKQLGNVIQAKRLSMNVTQEELSVHTGVSVGTIKRLEQGRPVSTENMIKVMIPLLMVKDLLSLYVEPEISLQERFELQQKKIKNKRQRASKN comes from the coding sequence ATGAATACCAATAGCAAACTAGGTGGTCGATATGTACCGGGTAATAACATGCCTATCGAACAGGCTGTTAAGCAGCTTGGCAACGTGATTCAAGCAAAAAGATTAAGCATGAATGTCACTCAAGAAGAATTGTCTGTTCATACTGGCGTGAGCGTGGGAACGATTAAACGGCTGGAACAAGGCAGACCCGTTTCTACTGAAAATATGATAAAGGTAATGATACCCTTATTGATGGTTAAAGATTTACTTAGCTTGTATGTTGAGCCTGAGATTAGCCTTCAGGAACGATTTGAGCTACAACAAAAGAAAATCAAGAACAAGCGTCAAAGGGCATCTAAAAATTGA
- a CDS encoding addiction module antidote protein — MKKLESVAYDSADYLNTAEDVIGYLEACLEENDPEFFIYALGVVARSKGMSEISKRTGLGRESLYKSFGEGKHPRFETVYKVITALGLEFRLQPQRSLT, encoded by the coding sequence ATGAAAAAACTTGAATCTGTAGCCTATGATTCGGCGGATTACCTCAATACGGCGGAGGATGTAATCGGTTATCTTGAGGCCTGCTTAGAAGAAAATGATCCGGAGTTTTTCATTTATGCGCTTGGCGTGGTGGCACGCTCTAAGGGTATGAGCGAAATTAGCAAGCGAACCGGGCTAGGGCGAGAAAGCCTTTACAAATCATTCGGTGAAGGCAAGCACCCTCGATTCGAAACCGTTTACAAGGTCATTACTGCGCTCGGGTTAGAGTTTCGATTACAGCCACAGCGCTCATTAACTTGA
- a CDS encoding MYG1 family protein, producing the protein MLVTHSGRFHADEVFAISMLLMLEERAVVRTRDEAIIEQAHIVLDVGAHYDPATLRFDHHQNSFTKTREDGVPFATAGLVWEYFGAQILALKGLKGEYETAFALQWVDDKLIKDIDAVDNGWYSDNPRPSVSMLVAMMNVSSTDDEAQQQAAFDKAIEFTTGILANFIKAAIKEAEVVVELEAHAQNVTAGVLLLDKNLPFKDFIRHRTDITRVVYPKGNEGFGVFCNGSIHHLPERFRGLRADELNAISGLQDAVFCHKSGFMAVCKSLDSALILARSV; encoded by the coding sequence ATGCTTGTTACCCACTCTGGCCGTTTTCATGCCGATGAAGTTTTTGCTATTTCGATGCTTTTAATGCTCGAAGAACGTGCCGTTGTTAGAACGCGCGACGAGGCCATTATTGAGCAGGCGCACATTGTGTTGGACGTGGGCGCGCACTATGATCCCGCTACGCTACGCTTTGACCATCATCAAAACAGTTTTACCAAAACCCGCGAAGACGGCGTGCCGTTTGCGACGGCAGGTTTGGTATGGGAATATTTTGGCGCACAAATTTTGGCGTTAAAAGGTCTAAAAGGTGAGTATGAAACCGCATTTGCTTTGCAGTGGGTGGACGACAAACTGATTAAAGACATTGATGCGGTTGATAACGGCTGGTACAGCGACAATCCACGCCCATCGGTGTCAATGTTGGTGGCCATGATGAACGTTTCTTCCACCGACGACGAGGCGCAACAGCAGGCGGCGTTTGATAAAGCCATTGAATTTACCACTGGGATTTTAGCCAATTTTATTAAAGCGGCCATAAAAGAGGCCGAAGTGGTGGTGGAGTTAGAAGCGCACGCCCAAAACGTCACCGCTGGAGTGTTATTGCTGGACAAAAATTTGCCCTTTAAAGATTTTATTCGCCATCGTACCGACATCACTCGCGTAGTTTACCCAAAAGGCAATGAAGGTTTTGGGGTGTTTTGCAATGGCTCAATACACCATTTACCCGAACGTTTTAGAGGTTTACGCGCCGACGAACTCAATGCTATTAGCGGTTTGCAAGACGCCGTGTTTTGCCATAAATCGGGCTTTATGGCCGTGTGTAAAAGTCTAGACAGTGCCCTAATTTTGGCGCGCAGTGTGTGA
- a CDS encoding MobA/MobL family protein, with amino-acid sequence MRTKESKTNKNDLIEYEILNLPIWSSDYQEFWCQCFESERKNSVLYRHIIIPLPTGISLEKIKPAVYGFVHYMSNKHFNSKIPLMWALHSGVKQDYKHIHILLHDRPIDTKLNKEEHFTTKNPKVKGINALSSSFLDEIKQCWINFINPLLADSDKFQLQSKAKKYSTDPVEIRTSSNFVNYSQPSLEQTNYKNSYEFMMSDEFKLSFLNGIRINFDAILRDGLNISHNTKQTQELENSNSIRH; translated from the coding sequence TTGCGTACAAAAGAATCTAAAACGAATAAGAATGATTTAATTGAATATGAAATACTAAACTTACCGATTTGGAGTTCTGACTATCAAGAATTCTGGTGCCAATGTTTTGAAAGTGAAAGAAAAAATAGCGTTTTGTACAGACACATCATTATTCCTCTTCCAACTGGAATTTCGTTAGAAAAAATAAAACCGGCGGTTTATGGCTTTGTACACTACATGTCAAATAAACACTTTAACTCTAAAATACCGCTTATGTGGGCCTTGCACTCCGGCGTAAAGCAAGATTATAAACACATTCATATCCTGCTACACGACCGACCCATTGACACAAAATTAAATAAAGAAGAACACTTCACTACAAAAAATCCAAAAGTGAAGGGTATAAACGCACTAAGCTCTTCCTTTCTAGATGAAATAAAACAATGCTGGATCAATTTCATCAACCCCTTACTAGCCGATTCAGACAAATTCCAACTTCAAAGTAAAGCGAAGAAATACTCAACAGATCCGGTAGAAATACGCACCTCCTCAAACTTCGTCAATTATTCACAACCAAGCCTTGAGCAAACTAATTATAAAAACTCATATGAGTTTATGATGAGTGATGAATTTAAACTGTCGTTTTTAAATGGAATTAGAATTAATTTTGACGCAATATTAAGGGATGGACTTAACATTTCACATAATACAAAACAAACACAAGAACTAGAAAACTCTAACAGCATACGTCACTAA
- a CDS encoding transposase — MANAKYDLELKKEVIDAIVNGGRSSAQAARDYELPVTVVYTWVRAHKLKNDLAVIPKLSESLEQENKRLKKELAQAKMERDILKKATAYFASLEK; from the coding sequence ATGGCCAATGCAAAATACGACCTTGAACTTAAAAAAGAAGTTATTGACGCCATCGTCAATGGTGGAAGAAGTTCAGCTCAAGCCGCAAGAGATTATGAGTTACCCGTTACCGTTGTTTACACTTGGGTTCGTGCACATAAACTTAAAAATGATTTGGCTGTGATTCCAAAACTCTCGGAATCTCTAGAACAAGAAAATAAACGGCTTAAAAAAGAACTCGCTCAAGCCAAAATGGAGCGAGACATCTTAAAAAAAGCCACCGCATACTTCGCCAGTCTCGAGAAATAA